A part of Herpetosiphon gulosus genomic DNA contains:
- the xylA gene encoding xylose isomerase, producing MTQHKFTFGLWTVGNVGRDPFGEPVRKTLSPVEIVHLLAEVGAWGVNFHDNDLVPIDANASQKAQIVADFKQALKDTGLVVPMATTNLFGHPAFKDGAFTSNDPAVRAYALQKTMAAMDLGAEFGAKTYVFWGGREGSETDASKNLLEGLKWFREALNFLCEYSNAQGYGYRFALEAKPNEPRGDIFLPTTGAMLGFIQTLDQPEMVGVNPEVAHETMAGLNFTHAVAQALDAGKLFHIDLNDQNSGRYDQDYRFGAQNYKQSFFLVKLLHDAGYDGPLHFDAHAYRSEDLEGVKDFARGCMRTYQILAEKVQRFNADPEIQALLAQINAPNADVEQFRGGYTPERAAALKAYQFDRQALGERGLGYEKLDQLTFELLMGAR from the coding sequence ATGACACAACATAAATTTACCTTCGGATTATGGACAGTTGGCAATGTTGGGCGCGACCCATTTGGCGAGCCAGTGCGCAAAACGCTCTCGCCAGTTGAGATTGTACATCTTTTGGCAGAAGTTGGGGCGTGGGGAGTTAATTTTCACGATAATGATTTAGTGCCGATTGATGCCAATGCCAGCCAAAAAGCCCAAATTGTGGCCGATTTCAAGCAAGCGCTCAAGGATACGGGCTTGGTTGTGCCGATGGCAACCACTAATTTATTCGGTCACCCAGCCTTCAAAGATGGCGCGTTCACCAGTAACGATCCAGCAGTACGAGCCTATGCCTTGCAAAAAACCATGGCCGCAATGGATTTAGGCGCTGAATTTGGGGCTAAAACCTATGTTTTTTGGGGTGGGCGTGAAGGCAGCGAAACTGATGCTTCGAAAAACCTGCTCGAAGGCTTGAAGTGGTTCCGCGAAGCGCTGAACTTTTTGTGCGAATATAGCAATGCCCAAGGCTATGGCTATCGGTTTGCCTTGGAAGCCAAGCCCAACGAACCACGTGGCGATATCTTCTTGCCGACCACCGGAGCAATGTTGGGCTTTATTCAGACCCTCGATCAGCCTGAGATGGTGGGTGTGAATCCCGAAGTTGCCCACGAAACCATGGCTGGCCTGAATTTTACCCATGCCGTGGCGCAGGCGCTTGACGCTGGCAAATTGTTCCATATCGATCTTAACGATCAAAATAGTGGCCGCTACGACCAAGATTATCGCTTTGGAGCGCAAAACTACAAACAAAGCTTTTTCTTGGTGAAATTGCTGCATGATGCTGGCTACGATGGCCCATTGCATTTCGATGCCCATGCTTACCGCAGCGAAGATCTTGAGGGAGTTAAAGATTTTGCCCGTGGTTGTATGCGCACCTACCAAATTTTGGCCGAAAAAGTTCAGCGTTTCAACGCCGACCCAGAGATTCAAGCCTTGTTAGCTCAAATCAACGCGCCAAATGCCGATGTTGAGCAATTCCGTGGTGGCTACACGCCCGAACGTGCCGCTGCGCTCAAAGCCTATCAATTTGATCGTCAAGCGCTTGGCGAACGTGGCCTCGGCTACGAAAAGCTCGATCAACTGACCTTTGAGTTGTTGATGGGAGCCAGATAG
- a CDS encoding acyl-CoA dehydrogenase family protein, translated as MIDWTENYGFLLNEQHDMLRKTVRDFAEKEVAPYIQEWDRKGAGEHAGTAEHMLPIIKRMGELGFLGVCLPQKYGGAGFDYLGLAVVCEELERVDTSLRVILSVHTGLNSLAVFQWGTEEQKQKYLVPQATGAKIAAYCLTEPNAGTDVAGMQSTAVLEGDHYILNGEKTWISLSDLADHFLVVAYTDKGKKQRGMTAFIVERSFEGVSTMPIHGKLGVRAGNTGSVVFENVRVPVANRLGEEGEGFKIAMTALDNGRYTVATGATGLIQAALEASVKYAKERETFGVPIGQHQLVKRMISHMVLKLETSRLLCYRAGWLKNQGIRNTRETTLAKWHATVESFNCANDAIQIHGAYGFSDEYPVERYLRNSRGAVIYEGTRELQELLQADFALSERENKPLRCELPAYDEEAWNA; from the coding sequence ATGATTGATTGGACCGAAAATTACGGGTTTTTGCTGAATGAACAGCACGATATGCTGCGTAAAACTGTGCGCGATTTTGCTGAAAAAGAAGTCGCACCCTACATCCAAGAATGGGATCGTAAGGGCGCTGGTGAGCATGCCGGAACTGCCGAGCATATGTTGCCAATTATCAAACGCATGGGTGAACTCGGTTTTCTCGGGGTGTGTCTACCACAAAAATATGGCGGCGCAGGCTTCGATTATTTGGGGCTAGCAGTCGTTTGTGAAGAATTAGAGCGGGTTGATACATCGCTGCGGGTGATTCTCAGCGTGCATACTGGCCTCAACTCATTAGCCGTATTTCAATGGGGCACTGAAGAACAAAAACAAAAATATCTTGTACCTCAAGCGACTGGCGCAAAAATTGCTGCCTATTGTCTGACCGAGCCAAACGCTGGCACCGACGTTGCTGGCATGCAATCAACCGCTGTGCTCGAAGGCGATCACTATATTCTCAACGGCGAAAAAACCTGGATTAGCCTCTCGGATTTGGCCGACCATTTCTTGGTGGTAGCCTACACCGACAAAGGCAAAAAACAACGCGGCATGACCGCGTTTATCGTCGAACGCAGTTTTGAAGGCGTTTCAACCATGCCAATTCATGGCAAGTTGGGCGTGCGGGCTGGCAACACTGGTAGCGTCGTATTCGAAAATGTGCGCGTACCGGTTGCCAATCGCTTGGGCGAAGAAGGCGAAGGTTTCAAAATTGCTATGACGGCGCTGGATAATGGCCGCTACACCGTGGCAACTGGCGCAACTGGCTTGATCCAAGCTGCCTTGGAAGCATCGGTCAAGTATGCCAAAGAGCGCGAAACCTTCGGCGTGCCGATTGGTCAACACCAATTGGTCAAGCGCATGATTAGCCATATGGTACTGAAGTTGGAAACATCCCGGTTGTTGTGCTATCGCGCTGGCTGGCTCAAAAACCAAGGCATTCGCAACACCCGCGAAACTACCTTGGCCAAATGGCATGCCACCGTCGAAAGCTTCAACTGCGCCAACGATGCAATTCAAATTCACGGTGCTTATGGCTTTAGCGACGAGTATCCAGTTGAACGCTATTTGCGCAATAGCCGTGGCGCGGTGATATACGAAGGAACCCGCGAGTTGCAAGAATTGTTACAAGCAGATTTTGCGCTCTCAGAGCGGGAAAACAAGCCTTTGCGCTGTGAACTCCCAGCCTATGATGAAGAGGCTTGGAACGCCTAA
- a CDS encoding PQQ-dependent sugar dehydrogenase yields MSRWIIIVVLIFSGFSAQFVQQANPDLSPSAVPAGFTQTVVVPASSLDAPTAFTWLPSGEMLITQQNGQLLGWNGTSTRTVMSLGNRVCYDFERGLLGIAVDPQFTTSRPYVYVYYTFNKFNQTSNNCPRQSTTVNPVNRVSRFTWSNNVLDINSESVLIDNIGSYNGNHNAGDVAFGKDGKLYVSVGDGGCDYLDSGCGGSNDASREQHTLLGKILRINPDGTIPSDNPFIGSGTARCNTGSVASGTICQETWAWGFRNPYRMTFDPNASGVRLFVNDVGQNVREEIDEVVAGKDYGWNCREGTRVNNSTGPCSPTPANMVDPIYEYSHGNAGAPFTNCNSITGGAFVPANTFPSNYSGYMFGDYVCGKIFMISAQAPYNSVLTFSDDPGSVTHMAFGPNGGRQALFYATYANGGEIRRISYDGSSSLNSAFTANPSFGAAPLAVTFTASNPSSGASYLWNFGNGTSRETSTASTSYTYNSNGTYTATLYLRGSNGDLSNVSQALVRVGATAPNASITQPNSNAQFAVGQTIQVRGQASDAEQGQLPSSALSWKVILHHDTHTHPYLTQPTTNSFSFTAPAPEDLLAASNSYLELELTATDSSGLSHVVTQTIQPHKVDVTLASTPNANANFVVNNDPIEADAPFVSWENYSLRVTAPVYIDNNRWWRFVRWSDDNTSNPRTFITPASATTYTVVYEEFTPYQLYLPIVRK; encoded by the coding sequence ATGTCGCGTTGGATTATTATCGTTGTTCTGATCTTTTCAGGTTTTTCTGCTCAATTTGTTCAGCAAGCGAACCCTGATCTCTCCCCTAGTGCCGTTCCGGCTGGCTTCACCCAAACCGTGGTTGTCCCCGCTAGTAGCCTTGATGCCCCAACCGCGTTTACATGGCTGCCCTCTGGTGAGATGTTGATTACTCAGCAAAATGGTCAGTTGTTGGGTTGGAATGGCACAAGCACGCGCACCGTAATGAGCCTTGGCAATCGAGTTTGCTACGATTTTGAGCGAGGTTTGTTGGGCATCGCGGTTGATCCGCAATTTACCACTAGCCGCCCATATGTGTATGTTTACTATACCTTCAATAAATTTAACCAGACTTCAAACAACTGCCCTCGTCAGAGCACAACCGTTAATCCAGTGAATCGTGTTTCACGCTTTACTTGGAGCAATAATGTACTCGATATCAACTCAGAATCGGTCTTGATTGATAATATTGGTTCATACAACGGCAATCATAATGCTGGCGATGTTGCGTTTGGCAAAGATGGCAAGTTGTATGTGAGCGTTGGCGATGGCGGCTGCGATTATCTTGATAGCGGTTGTGGTGGCTCAAACGATGCTTCACGTGAACAACACACCTTGCTTGGCAAAATTCTGCGCATCAATCCCGATGGCACGATTCCCAGTGATAATCCGTTTATTGGCAGTGGTACGGCGCGTTGTAACACTGGCTCAGTTGCCAGCGGCACGATTTGCCAAGAAACTTGGGCTTGGGGTTTTCGCAATCCCTATCGCATGACTTTCGATCCCAATGCCAGCGGCGTGCGTTTGTTTGTCAACGATGTTGGTCAAAATGTGCGCGAAGAAATCGACGAAGTTGTTGCGGGCAAGGATTATGGCTGGAATTGTCGCGAAGGTACACGGGTCAATAATTCGACTGGGCCATGTTCGCCAACGCCCGCCAATATGGTTGACCCGATTTATGAATATAGCCATGGCAACGCTGGCGCACCATTTACCAACTGCAATTCGATCACTGGTGGCGCTTTTGTGCCCGCCAATACCTTCCCCAGCAATTACAGCGGCTATATGTTTGGCGATTATGTTTGTGGCAAAATTTTTATGATTTCTGCCCAAGCACCCTACAATTCTGTCCTGACTTTCTCGGATGATCCTGGGTCGGTCACGCATATGGCATTTGGCCCTAACGGCGGTCGCCAAGCCTTATTTTATGCGACCTATGCCAATGGCGGCGAAATTCGCCGAATTAGCTATGATGGTAGCAGCAGCTTGAATTCAGCTTTTACAGCCAACCCCAGTTTTGGTGCGGCTCCCTTGGCCGTGACCTTCACTGCTAGCAATCCGAGCAGCGGCGCAAGCTATTTGTGGAATTTTGGCAATGGCACGAGCCGCGAAACCAGTACAGCCAGTACATCCTACACCTACAACAGCAATGGTACCTACACCGCAACCTTGTATTTGCGCGGCAGCAACGGTGATTTATCGAATGTGAGCCAGGCGCTTGTGCGAGTTGGGGCAACTGCACCGAATGCCAGCATTACCCAACCAAATTCAAACGCTCAATTTGCGGTTGGCCAAACAATCCAGGTGCGAGGGCAGGCCAGCGATGCTGAACAAGGCCAATTGCCATCCAGTGCTTTATCGTGGAAAGTGATTTTGCACCACGATACCCACACTCACCCCTATTTGACCCAACCAACCACCAATAGTTTTAGCTTTACTGCGCCAGCCCCCGAAGATTTGCTAGCGGCCAGCAATAGTTATTTAGAGCTTGAACTGACTGCAACTGATAGCAGTGGCTTGAGTCATGTGGTCACCCAAACCATCCAACCCCATAAAGTTGATGTGACCTTGGCTTCAACTCCGAATGCCAACGCCAATTTTGTGGTCAATAACGACCCAATCGAGGCCGATGCTCCATTTGTTTCGTGGGAAAACTACAGCCTACGAGTGACTGCGCCAGTCTATATTGATAACAATCGTTGGTGGCGGTTTGTACGCTGGAGCGATGATAACACCAGCAATCCACGCACCTTTATCACACCTGCGAGTGCCACGACCTACACCGTAGTCTACGAAGAATTTACCCCCTATCAGCTGTATTTGCCAATTGTGCGCAAGTAA